One segment of Solanum lycopersicum chromosome 1, SLM_r2.1 DNA contains the following:
- the LOC101260264 gene encoding protein S-acyltransferase 18: MRRHGWQRPLHTLQIVGISVFCFLLVFFYTFIGLLLGNRVVEITVTSIFSFVALSAAFLFIRCAAIDPTDKTRFRMRRKSTRTAFSNLNYGFVLGQIVVRFLRRIERRVLKTFIRRKYLDPLKSNLHLEPLLTFPLLVKDDLVAQQTKDDDISFCSLCDFEVKKRSKHCRTCNRCVEGFDHHCRWLNNCVGKKNYTSFIFLMIFLLIMLLIEGGTAAAIFVRCFANKRSIELEIQRRFSAKFPRGVLATICVILFFMTSYCVAALGQLFLFHIVLIRKGMRTYDYILAMREENQSMELLESSEDSDSSSDESIDFDSPEKPSLVSKLTCREKRMNQSLETVSIKIDGESSTLKEKRGFRANIDPWKLISMSREKALKAAEKAKERLIKQKEIVDPLKPLPLETRSGPLMNLDANRVPLSVASSRELALSKDVIITKGRVIRSGGSPMQLSSPRRRHSYSPTVVPTPRSGNTTVPSPSPKHRYKGNFDLKLTQVSKELETHISRQVLFSALKKENETAASPR, encoded by the exons ATGAGACGCCATGGATGGCAACGTCCTCTTCACACATTGCAG ATTGTGGGCATATCGGTGTTCTGTTTCCTCTTGGTGTTTTTTTACACCTTCATCGGTCTTCTCCTCGGTAACAGAGTTGTTGAGATCACTGTCACCTCGATTTTCTCCTTTGTG GCACTTTCTGCTGCATTTCTGTTTATAAGGTGTGCGGCTATCGATCCAACTGATAAGACGAGGTTCAGGATGAGGAGGAAAAGCACTCGCACTGCGTTTTCAAATCTTAATTATGGATTTGTATTGGGACAGATTGTTGTGAGATTTCTAAGGAGAATCGAGCGCAGAGTGCTTAAGACATTTATAAGGAGAAAGTACCTGGATCCTTTAAAAAGTAATCTTCATTTGGAGCCTTTGCTCACATTTCCACTACTCGTCAAAGATGATTTGGTTGCCCAACAGACAAAAGATGATGACATTTCATTTTGTTCGCTTTGTGATTTTGAG GTTAAAAAGCGTAGCAAACACTGTCGGACCTGCAATCGATGTGTGGAGGGATTTGATCACCACTGCAGA TGGTTAAACAATTGTGTCGGGAAGAAGAACTATACCAGCTTCATTTTTCTAATGATATTCCTCTTGATAATG CTGCTTATTGAAGGAGGCACAGCTGCTGCAATATTTGTAAGGTGCTTTGCCAACAAAAGGAGCATTGAACTAGAGATTCAGAGAAGATTCAGTGCCAAGTTCCCTAGAGGAGTTCTGGCAACAATTTGT GTAATCTTATTTTTCATGACATCGTATTGTGTAGCAGCGCTGGGACAgcttttcttatttcatataGTTCTCATCCGGAAG GGAATGAGAACTTATGATTATATCTTGGCAATGAGAGAGGAGAACCAATCTATGGAGCTTTTGGAGTCATCAGAAGATTCAGATTCCTCCTCTGATGAGAGTATCGACTTTGATTCACCTGAGAAGCCGTCACTTGTTTCAAAACTTACTTGCAgagaaaaaagaatgaatcaG AGTCTGGAGACAGTATCTATAAAAATCGATGGAGAATCATCCACATTGAAAGAAAAGCGAGGTTTTCGAGCTAACATTGACCCCTGGAAACTTATAAGTATGAGTAGAGAGAAAGCACTAAAAGCAGCTGAAAAGGCAAAGGAACGGCTCATCAAGCAGAAGGAAATAGTAGACCCTTTAAAGCCGCTACCACTAGAAACAAGAAGTGGACCACTGATGAATTTGGACGCTAATAGAGTTCCCTTATCTGTGGCTAGCAGTAGGGAACTTGCTTTATCGAAAGATGTGATCATCACAAAAGGGAGGGTAATCCGTAGCGGGGGATCACCAATGCAGCTTTCTAGTCCCAGGCGAAGACATTCCTATTCTCCTACAGTTGTCCCTACACCTCGTAGTGGTAATACTACTGTACCATCCCCATCACCAAAGCATAGATATAAAGGCAATTTCGACTTGAAGTTAACGCAAGTCTCCAAGGAACTCGAGACTCACATTTCGAGGCAGGTCTTATTCTCTGccttgaaaaaagaaaatgaaactgCAGCATCACCCAGATAA
- the LOC101260571 gene encoding histone H3.2-like — MARTKQTARKSTGGKAPRKQLATKAARKSAPATGGVKKPHRFRPGTVALREIRKYQKSTELLIRKLPFQRLVREIAQDFKTDLRFQSSAVAALQEAAEAYLVGVFEDTNLCAIHAKRVTIMPKDIQLARRIRGERA, encoded by the coding sequence ATGGCTCGTACTAAGCAAACAGCTCGCAAATCCACTGGTGGTAAGGCACCAAGGAAGCAACTAGCAACTAAGGCAGCGAGAAAATCTGCTCCGGCAACTGGAGGAGTGAAAAAGCCTCACCGTTTCCGTCCAGGAACTGTGGCTTTAAGAGAAATCAGGAAGTATCAGAAGTCGACGGAGTTGTTGATCAGGAAGTTGCCGTTTCAGAGGCTGGTGAGGGAGATCGCTCAGGATTTCAAGACGGATCTGAGGTTTCAGAGCAGTGCTGTTGCTGCTCTACAAGAGGCTGCTGAAGCGTACCTTGTTGGAGTGTTTGAGGACACTAATCTGTGTGCTATTCATGCTAAGAGGGTTACGATTATGCCTAAGGATATTCAGCTTGCAAGGAGGATTCGTGGAGAAAGGGCTTAG